Proteins encoded together in one Archangium lipolyticum window:
- a CDS encoding GyrI-like domain-containing protein, whose protein sequence is MDKYDIKKAHRELYAPPSKEFTVVEVPELRYLAVDGRGDPNTSAAYANAVEALYGVAYALKFASKSTLGRDFVVGPLEGLWRADDPSVFVTRHKEGWEWTMMISQPDWLTEEMVEAAIDAVARKRGENAALGKLRLFSLAEGTCVQILHIGSYDDETPTLERLHHRYLPDNGLAFNGDHHEIYLSDARRTAPARLKTILRQPVKAA, encoded by the coding sequence ATGGACAAGTACGACATCAAGAAGGCGCACCGGGAGCTGTACGCACCGCCGTCGAAGGAGTTCACCGTCGTGGAGGTACCCGAGCTCCGGTACCTCGCGGTCGACGGCCGAGGCGATCCGAACACCTCCGCGGCGTACGCGAACGCGGTCGAAGCCCTCTACGGGGTGGCGTACGCGCTGAAGTTCGCCAGCAAGAGCACGCTGGGCCGCGACTTCGTGGTCGGTCCGTTGGAGGGGCTCTGGCGCGCGGACGACCCCAGCGTATTCGTGACGCGCCACAAGGAGGGCTGGGAGTGGACCATGATGATCAGCCAGCCGGACTGGCTCACCGAGGAGATGGTCGAGGCCGCCATCGACGCTGTCGCGAGGAAGCGAGGCGAGAACGCCGCGCTCGGGAAGCTCCGGCTGTTCAGTCTCGCCGAAGGAACCTGCGTCCAGATCCTGCACATCGGCTCATACGACGATGAGACCCCCACCCTGGAGCGCCTTCACCACCGCTATCTTCCCGACAACGGCCTCGCCTTCAACGGCGACCATCACGAGATCTACCTCAGCGACGCGCGTCGAACCGCACCCGCCAGGCTCAAGACGATCCTGCGACAGCCCGTCAAGGC
- a CDS encoding TetR/AcrR family transcriptional regulator, producing MRAKIESSRQNGARKQPSQARSKALVDALIQTTARILLRDGWQALTTNRIARAAGVSVGSLYQYFPNKEALLLALVERIADEMTAHLIEVGTSLHDASVDEGIAKLVRVALDVSRRDAPLYRAVLVELPRQGTLELFDRVNRRLADALAEWLAARRDELDVVDPSLTAHILVTSLDALTDHTLLFRPELLDSPRFERELRALVAGYLGVRRPSPVQQCPPRERPRRRRTRTT from the coding sequence ATGCGCGCAAAGATCGAAAGTTCCAGGCAGAATGGTGCTCGAAAGCAACCCTCGCAGGCTCGCAGCAAGGCGCTGGTCGACGCGCTGATTCAAACGACAGCTCGCATTTTGCTCCGCGACGGCTGGCAGGCGCTGACCACCAACCGGATCGCGCGCGCCGCGGGGGTGAGCGTGGGCAGCCTGTACCAGTACTTCCCGAACAAGGAGGCGCTGCTGCTCGCGCTGGTCGAGCGGATCGCCGACGAGATGACGGCGCACTTGATCGAGGTGGGCACGTCGCTTCACGACGCGTCGGTCGACGAGGGGATCGCGAAGCTCGTGCGTGTCGCGCTCGACGTCTCACGGCGCGACGCGCCGCTCTACCGGGCCGTGCTCGTCGAGCTGCCTCGCCAGGGCACACTCGAGCTCTTCGATCGCGTCAACCGCCGACTCGCCGACGCGCTGGCCGAATGGCTGGCGGCGCGACGCGACGAGCTGGACGTCGTCGACCCGTCACTGACGGCGCACATCCTGGTGACCTCGCTCGACGCGCTCACCGACCACACGCTGCTCTTCCGCCCGGAGCTGCTCGACAGCCCGCGCTTCGAGCGTGAGCTCCGCGCGCTGGTGGCCGGCTACCTCGGCGTACGTCGCCCATCGCCCGTCCAGCAGTGCCCGCCCCGCGAACGCCCCCGGCGTCGCCGCACACGCACGACCTGA
- a CDS encoding DUF418 domain-containing protein, producing the protein MSQRARLTTLDALRGFCLLGILVMNIQSFAMPVAAYLNPTVFGALDGVDGLAWSFGRLLFDCKFLNLFAMLFGASLVLGGDDTCPRRRLAWLIVFGLLHAYGVWYGDILFTYGVVGMLVVGARAWPPGRQLRLGLALVSVGPAIALVTALAFDHLPPSLLGALLEYLDARSVAGELTAFRGDWMTQLPVRAKLAFEGQTSALIYETGWRAAGCMLLGMAGLQRGMFEGHFASPRAVLLLWVLGLASTSAGLAVQIAGGFSPRAWVFAQVLHEVGAVPLAIAIGCTVVGLARRFARAAPTRAIASLGRVAFTAYLMQSVVGTLVFGGHGLGAFGTWSRSTLLLAAFVFWALQVLLASLWSRYFGRGPLEALWRGLARGDFSLRPRVAHVGQPGE; encoded by the coding sequence ATGAGCCAACGTGCCCGCCTCACCACACTCGATGCCCTGCGGGGCTTCTGCCTGCTCGGCATCCTCGTGATGAACATCCAGTCATTCGCGATGCCCGTCGCGGCCTATCTGAATCCCACCGTGTTCGGAGCGCTCGACGGCGTCGACGGTCTCGCCTGGTCGTTCGGTCGCCTCCTCTTCGACTGCAAGTTCCTCAACCTGTTCGCCATGCTCTTCGGCGCGTCGCTCGTGCTCGGGGGCGACGACACGTGCCCGCGCCGTCGGCTCGCGTGGCTGATCGTCTTCGGGCTGTTGCATGCCTACGGCGTCTGGTACGGCGACATCCTGTTCACCTACGGTGTCGTCGGCATGCTCGTCGTCGGCGCGCGGGCATGGCCCCCCGGGCGGCAGCTGCGCCTCGGCCTCGCGCTGGTTTCGGTCGGGCCAGCGATCGCGCTGGTGACCGCCCTCGCGTTCGATCACCTCCCGCCCTCCCTGCTCGGCGCGCTCCTCGAGTACCTCGATGCACGCTCGGTCGCGGGGGAGCTCACGGCCTTCAGGGGCGACTGGATGACGCAGCTACCCGTCCGGGCAAAGCTGGCCTTCGAGGGCCAGACCTCCGCGCTCATCTACGAGACGGGCTGGAGGGCGGCGGGGTGCATGCTGCTCGGCATGGCTGGCCTTCAGCGAGGGATGTTCGAGGGGCACTTCGCGTCGCCGCGGGCCGTGCTGCTGCTCTGGGTGCTCGGCCTTGCGTCCACCTCGGCGGGCCTGGCAGTGCAGATTGCCGGGGGGTTTTCACCACGTGCCTGGGTGTTCGCGCAGGTGCTGCACGAGGTGGGGGCGGTGCCTCTGGCCATCGCGATCGGGTGCACGGTGGTCGGGCTGGCTCGGCGCTTCGCGCGTGCCGCGCCCACGCGTGCCATCGCTTCCCTCGGCAGGGTCGCGTTCACCGCCTACCTGATGCAGTCGGTCGTCGGAACGCTGGTCTTCGGAGGGCACGGCCTTGGCGCCTTCGGGACGTGGAGCCGCTCAACGCTCCTGCTCGCCGCGTTCGTCTTTTGGGCGCTGCAGGTGCTGCTTGCCAGCCTCTGGTCGAGGTACTTCGGGCGCGGGCCGCTCGAGGCGCTCTGGCGAGGACTCGCGCGCGGGGACTTCTCGCTCCGCCCGCGTGTGGCACACGTCGGGCAGCCCGGCGAGTGA
- a CDS encoding alpha/beta hydrolase, which yields MKTRWLLPVALLLAITGCDVLTGGAEGEVTYAEVPSPSEPGGVHPLTLDIAVPEGPGPFPAVVFIHGGGWVIGDLDENAERVQEASRRGFVGVTINYRLANLDDGHGKALHPWPAQLQDVRCALRWLAANAATYKVDTARVGVLGGSAGGHLAMMSAYARNEARFEPDYCPYSENLEVKAVVSMCGAGDPASVYETTDWWIKPYVTRFLALPDGAKVRDAPEVFADVSNLTYMGHGPRVPLLILQGTADTLVLPEVQRAFAVSARLLGQEVHVEYLEGAGHDIDATHRAESDELIWKWFGERL from the coding sequence ATGAAGACGAGGTGGTTGTTACCCGTGGCCTTGCTGCTGGCCATCACGGGATGCGATGTGCTCACGGGTGGCGCGGAAGGCGAGGTCACGTACGCGGAGGTGCCCAGCCCGAGTGAGCCCGGTGGGGTGCATCCGCTGACACTCGATATCGCAGTGCCAGAGGGGCCGGGCCCCTTTCCCGCGGTCGTCTTCATCCATGGTGGCGGATGGGTCATCGGAGATCTGGACGAAAACGCAGAGCGAGTCCAGGAAGCGAGCCGGCGGGGCTTCGTCGGGGTGACCATCAATTATCGGCTCGCGAACCTCGATGATGGACACGGCAAGGCCCTCCACCCCTGGCCGGCGCAACTGCAGGACGTGCGGTGTGCGCTCCGGTGGCTCGCCGCGAATGCCGCCACGTACAAAGTGGATACGGCCCGAGTGGGGGTGCTCGGCGGGTCCGCTGGCGGGCACCTCGCGATGATGTCGGCGTACGCCCGGAACGAAGCACGCTTCGAGCCGGACTATTGCCCCTACAGCGAGAACCTCGAGGTGAAGGCCGTGGTGTCCATGTGCGGCGCCGGTGACCCCGCGTCCGTCTATGAGACGACGGACTGGTGGATCAAACCCTACGTCACCCGGTTCCTCGCGCTGCCGGATGGAGCGAAGGTGAGGGATGCGCCCGAGGTCTTCGCTGACGTCAGCAACCTCACCTACATGGGGCACGGGCCCAGGGTGCCGCTGCTGATTCTCCAGGGGACGGCGGACACCCTCGTCCTCCCCGAGGTGCAGCGAGCCTTCGCGGTATCGGCTCGATTGCTCGGACAGGAGGTCCACGTCGAGTACCTCGAAGGCGCGGGCCACGACATCGATGCCACCCACCGGGCCGAGTCGGATGAGCTCATCTGGAAGTGGTTCGGGGAGAGGCTATGA
- a CDS encoding class I SAM-dependent methyltransferase, whose product MSDYITLNKANWDERAALHAASKGYDTASFITDPQHLSPVVRFDLPRLGNIADARGVHLQCHIGTDTLSLSRLGARMTGLDFSPGSIAQARLLAQRSGAQVDFVEADVYDAAQVLSPGSFDLVYTGIGALCWLPSIDRWARTISELLKPGGRLFIREGHPILWAVNEKHRDALVIEYPYFERKEPTVWDSDSTYVETEGSLTATVTHEWNHGLGELVTALLTHGLDITALVEHDSVPWEALPGQMSCSPDGEWRLDKDPWRLPLSYTLQATKRRH is encoded by the coding sequence ATGAGTGACTACATCACACTGAACAAGGCCAACTGGGACGAGCGCGCTGCGCTGCATGCGGCGTCGAAGGGGTACGACACCGCCTCCTTCATCACGGACCCGCAGCATCTTTCCCCTGTCGTGCGTTTCGATCTTCCGCGCCTGGGGAACATCGCCGACGCGCGTGGTGTGCACCTGCAATGCCATATCGGGACGGACACCCTCTCCCTGTCGCGATTGGGCGCTCGCATGACGGGACTCGATTTCTCACCCGGGTCGATCGCGCAAGCGCGCTTGCTTGCTCAGCGCTCTGGCGCCCAGGTGGATTTCGTCGAGGCGGATGTGTACGACGCAGCCCAGGTGCTTTCCCCTGGTTCGTTCGACCTGGTCTACACCGGGATCGGTGCGCTGTGCTGGTTGCCCAGCATCGACCGATGGGCCCGGACGATCTCCGAGCTGCTGAAGCCGGGCGGACGGCTGTTCATCCGGGAAGGTCACCCGATTCTGTGGGCGGTGAACGAGAAGCATCGCGATGCACTGGTCATCGAGTATCCCTACTTCGAACGCAAGGAACCCACCGTCTGGGACAGCGACAGCACCTATGTGGAGACTGAGGGCTCACTGACAGCGACGGTCACCCACGAGTGGAACCATGGCCTGGGCGAGCTCGTGACCGCGCTCCTGACCCATGGCCTGGACATCACCGCACTGGTGGAGCACGACAGCGTTCCTTGGGAGGCGTTGCCCGGCCAGATGAGCTGCTCGCCCGATGGCGAATGGCGCCTGGACAAGGACCCCTGGCGCCTCCCGCTCAGCTACACACTGCAGGCGACGAAGCGCCGTCACTGA
- a CDS encoding deoxyhypusine synthase family protein: MSDARLPVLDFVLSNYKNFNARATRDALLAYWRHISAGGRMFWAVAGAMSSAQLGITLAPAIRAGLIHGLSVTGANLEESLFRLVAHHSYKDFPDYRYFTKGDDTKILADRMRRVTDTSIPEDEAFRAVEKIVVPMWQRATANGERRFWHEYFYEVIQAIEPGAYEGDPEACWLLAAARARLPIVVPGYEDSTFGNIFASYVKTGECNASIVKSGIEYMADFYDRYQELSTGAGIGFFQIGGGIAGDFPICVVPSIKYDLAQPVKPWAYFCQISDSTTSYGSYSGATPNEKITWDKLTETTPMFVIESDATIVAPLVLRALLECKLHPAEAEALIARHGG; encoded by the coding sequence GTGTCCGATGCCAGGCTCCCCGTTCTCGATTTCGTTCTGAGCAACTACAAGAACTTCAACGCACGCGCCACGCGCGACGCGCTCCTCGCGTACTGGCGCCACATTTCAGCAGGCGGGCGGATGTTCTGGGCCGTCGCCGGTGCGATGTCGTCTGCCCAGTTGGGGATCACGCTCGCTCCCGCCATTCGCGCTGGCTTGATCCACGGCCTCTCGGTCACGGGGGCCAACCTCGAGGAGTCGCTCTTCCGGCTCGTCGCGCATCACAGCTACAAGGACTTCCCCGATTATCGGTACTTCACCAAGGGGGACGATACGAAGATCCTCGCCGACCGGATGCGCCGGGTCACCGACACCAGCATTCCCGAAGACGAGGCGTTCCGAGCGGTTGAGAAGATTGTCGTGCCCATGTGGCAGCGGGCGACAGCGAACGGTGAGCGGCGCTTCTGGCACGAGTACTTCTACGAGGTGATCCAGGCCATCGAGCCTGGGGCGTACGAGGGAGACCCCGAGGCCTGCTGGCTCCTCGCGGCGGCGCGTGCACGACTGCCCATCGTCGTGCCGGGCTACGAGGACTCCACCTTCGGGAACATCTTCGCCTCGTACGTCAAGACGGGTGAGTGCAACGCCAGCATCGTGAAGTCCGGCATCGAGTACATGGCGGACTTCTACGACCGTTACCAGGAACTCTCGACGGGCGCTGGCATCGGGTTCTTCCAGATCGGTGGCGGCATCGCCGGTGACTTCCCCATCTGTGTCGTGCCGTCGATCAAGTATGACCTCGCCCAGCCCGTGAAGCCGTGGGCGTACTTCTGTCAGATCAGCGATTCGACGACCTCGTACGGTTCGTACTCCGGAGCGACTCCCAACGAGAAGATCACGTGGGACAAGCTCACGGAGACGACGCCGATGTTCGTCATCGAGTCCGATGCGACGATCGTCGCGCCGCTCGTGCTCCGCGCGCTCCTCGAGTGCAAACTCCACCCCGCCGAGGCGGAGGCACTCATCGCTCGACACGGTGGTTAG
- the lanL gene encoding class IV lanthionine synthetase LanL → MSAWRVQPSKEWIRVLPNEAPVPQQGWKLHLSAGLLSAERILSQALPVLLAERVSFKVAASPQVLGALNEGHGGRSQVGKFLTVYPRDDAHAVHLASRLDEATRGLSAPSIASDRPLRPGSCVFYRYGSFSSRHMQTPLGQVMTLLEAPDGQLVPDRREPVYRVPAWAKDPFIAAGVAAQLPEAATVLAERYAPVAVLHRTHRSTVLLAIDLKEMRKCVLKQVTRSAGDDAAGSRRLRHELEVLTLLAPSPWFPAPYQYVEDETFAYLSMEDIEGETLEVHVRKLSARGCFATEAQLLSWGRQLAEALASLHERGLVHGDVKAPNVIITSSGKLRLIDLELAHGASAPRVTDAGKGTRGYMTREQFSGQASTVADDVYALGALLYFAATSAEPSLAPEGSLLSRPLSLLNPLLSPRLAAFIARCLTPEHRPDSMREVIAALSELDASPPSIQVPGLEPLAGVAPPVDLYRMQARRLGDTLVHVAQRVPSQGALFWNHGHLLGGGLPSLDINLGSAGILLTLSALVSAFDEPGQRATLAEAARWLAKAPRPEGPPHPGLYVGEAGVGLALLRAGRVLEDEGLLREARKRARLIASLPFASPDLFNGTAGRARFHLELWRELDSSEDLQAALAAGAALIDGAQRSEPEGLLKWAIPPGYDGLSGQIQPGYAHGAAGIADTLLELYEATQEKRFLEAARGAGRWLVSQAAEALEDGSGLCWPQQEGGPPHAALWCHGAAGIGKFFLHASRLEILPEAAGFAARAARTVARGTRWTNPVQCHGLSGNIEFLLDMFQATREQEYLDGAYALAQALEAFAVEKEGQLYWPAENPESFSPSYLVGYAGVAACLLRLAEPAHRVSLLR, encoded by the coding sequence ATGAGCGCCTGGCGAGTCCAACCTTCCAAGGAGTGGATCCGGGTCCTGCCCAACGAGGCTCCGGTGCCGCAGCAGGGTTGGAAGCTGCATCTCTCGGCGGGTCTGCTGTCCGCGGAGCGCATCCTGAGCCAGGCCTTGCCGGTGTTGTTGGCCGAGCGGGTGTCCTTCAAGGTGGCCGCCTCACCGCAGGTGCTGGGCGCTCTCAACGAGGGCCATGGTGGGCGGAGCCAGGTCGGCAAGTTCCTGACGGTCTACCCGCGGGATGACGCGCACGCGGTCCACCTGGCCTCCCGGCTCGACGAGGCCACCCGTGGTCTGTCCGCCCCATCCATTGCCTCGGATCGGCCACTGCGGCCCGGCAGCTGCGTCTTCTATCGCTACGGCAGCTTCAGCAGCCGTCACATGCAGACGCCGCTGGGCCAGGTGATGACCTTGCTCGAGGCGCCAGATGGCCAGCTCGTCCCGGATCGCCGAGAGCCGGTCTACCGGGTGCCTGCGTGGGCGAAGGACCCGTTCATCGCAGCGGGGGTGGCAGCTCAGTTGCCCGAGGCCGCGACGGTGCTCGCGGAGCGTTATGCGCCCGTGGCCGTCCTTCACCGCACCCACCGGAGCACGGTCCTGCTGGCGATCGATTTGAAGGAGATGCGCAAGTGCGTGCTCAAGCAGGTGACGCGCTCCGCGGGCGATGATGCGGCGGGCAGCCGACGCCTGCGGCACGAACTGGAAGTGCTCACCCTGCTGGCCCCGTCGCCCTGGTTTCCGGCCCCGTACCAGTACGTCGAGGACGAGACCTTCGCCTATCTGTCCATGGAGGACATCGAAGGCGAGACGCTCGAGGTCCATGTCCGCAAGCTCTCGGCACGAGGCTGTTTCGCGACCGAGGCTCAGCTCCTGTCCTGGGGGCGCCAGCTCGCCGAAGCCCTGGCGAGCCTGCATGAGCGGGGACTCGTCCATGGAGATGTCAAGGCCCCCAATGTCATCATCACTTCCAGCGGGAAGCTTCGCCTGATCGACCTGGAGCTGGCGCACGGCGCCAGCGCGCCACGCGTCACGGACGCTGGCAAGGGAACCCGCGGTTACATGACACGGGAGCAGTTCTCCGGACAGGCCTCCACCGTCGCGGATGACGTCTACGCCCTGGGCGCGCTGCTCTACTTCGCCGCCACGAGCGCGGAGCCCTCGCTCGCCCCGGAGGGCTCGTTGCTCTCCCGGCCCCTCTCCCTGCTCAACCCATTGCTGTCCCCTCGGCTCGCGGCCTTCATCGCGCGGTGCTTGACGCCGGAGCACCGGCCCGACTCGATGCGGGAGGTCATCGCCGCGCTCTCGGAGCTGGACGCCTCCCCGCCCTCAATCCAGGTCCCTGGTCTGGAGCCCCTGGCCGGTGTGGCTCCGCCGGTGGACCTCTACCGCATGCAAGCACGGCGTCTGGGCGACACGCTCGTCCATGTGGCGCAGCGAGTCCCCTCCCAGGGCGCCCTCTTCTGGAACCATGGGCACCTCCTGGGCGGAGGACTGCCCTCCCTGGACATCAACCTGGGCAGCGCCGGCATTCTCCTCACGCTGTCAGCCCTGGTCTCCGCTTTCGACGAGCCAGGGCAGCGGGCCACGCTCGCCGAGGCGGCGCGCTGGCTGGCGAAGGCTCCGAGACCCGAAGGACCGCCGCACCCGGGTCTCTATGTGGGGGAGGCGGGAGTGGGGCTGGCGCTGCTGCGCGCCGGACGGGTGTTGGAGGACGAGGGGTTGCTGCGGGAGGCGCGGAAGCGGGCACGGCTCATCGCCTCGCTTCCCTTTGCCTCACCGGACCTGTTCAACGGCACGGCCGGGCGCGCGAGGTTCCACCTCGAGCTGTGGCGGGAGCTCGACAGCTCCGAGGACCTCCAGGCCGCGCTCGCCGCCGGAGCCGCACTCATCGACGGAGCACAGCGCTCGGAGCCGGAAGGACTCCTCAAGTGGGCGATTCCCCCGGGCTATGATGGGCTCAGTGGCCAGATCCAGCCGGGCTATGCCCACGGGGCGGCGGGGATTGCCGACACCCTGCTCGAGCTCTACGAAGCCACGCAGGAGAAGCGCTTCCTGGAGGCAGCCCGGGGAGCGGGCCGCTGGCTCGTCTCGCAGGCGGCCGAGGCGCTGGAGGACGGCAGCGGCTTGTGCTGGCCCCAGCAGGAGGGGGGCCCACCGCACGCGGCACTCTGGTGCCATGGCGCGGCGGGGATTGGGAAGTTCTTCCTGCATGCTTCCCGGCTGGAAATCCTGCCGGAAGCCGCCGGGTTCGCCGCGCGTGCCGCCAGGACCGTCGCGCGAGGGACTCGCTGGACCAATCCCGTCCAGTGCCACGGCCTGTCCGGGAATATCGAGTTCCTGCTGGACATGTTCCAGGCCACGCGGGAGCAGGAGTACCTGGATGGGGCCTACGCGCTCGCCCAGGCCCTCGAGGCCTTCGCCGTGGAGAAGGAGGGCCAGCTCTACTGGCCCGCGGAGAACCCGGAGTCCTTCAGCCCGTCCTACCTGGTGGGCTATGCGGGAGTCGCGGCGTGTTTGCTCCGGCTCGCCGAGCCCGCCCACCGCGTGTCTCTCTTGCGTTGA